One part of the Leucobacter triazinivorans genome encodes these proteins:
- the gyrA gene encoding DNA gyrase subunit A, producing the protein MQHETTEPAVHGKIDQVDLQLEMQRSYLDYAMSVIVGRALPDVRDGLKPVHRRVIYTMYDGGYRPDKAFSKCTRVIGDVMGQFHPHGDGAVYDSLVRLVQPWALRYPLALGQGNFGSPGNDGAAAHRYTETKMSPLAMEMVRDIDEDTVDFQDNYDGRTQEPTVLTSRFPNLLVNGSVGIAVGMATNIPPHNLREVSEGAIWHLEHPEASRDELLDALMERVHGPDFPTGAQILGTRGIRDAYRTGRGSITMRAVVNIEEIQGRTCLVVTELPYQVNPDNLAIKIADLVKDGKVQGIADIRDESSGRTGQRLVVVLKRDAIAKVVLNNLYKHTQLQENFGANMLAIVDGVPRTLALDGFITAWAKFQVEVIVRRTEYRLKKAEAEAHIQRGYLKALDALDEVIALIRRSPTVDEAREGLMALLGVDQIQADAILGLQLRRLAALERQKILDLAAKLEAQIKEFQGILESPAEQRSIVISELGEIVDKFGDERRTTILHGFDGDMSMEDLIPEEEMVVTVTRGGYVKRTRIDNYRSQHRGGKGVKGAQLRADDIVEHFFVTTTHHWLLFFTNTGRVYRAKTYEIPEGGRDSKGQHLANLLALAPDEMVTQILDVRDFAAAGYLVLATRDGLVKKTALEEYDTNRTGGIIAIKLREGDELVSALIAESSDDVLLVSRQGMSVRFTASDQALRPMGRSTSGVRGMNFRAGDTLLSASRINGAEGYVFVVTEGGYAKRTAVDEYRVQNRGGYGIKVAKLDENRGDLVGALIVGGTDEVLAVLASGKVVRSNVAEVPAKGRNTMGVVFARFPEGDRIIGIARNSERGLDDEESEAQGAENADSKEDVNE; encoded by the coding sequence GTGCAGCACGAGACGACAGAGCCGGCCGTGCACGGCAAGATCGACCAGGTCGATCTGCAGCTGGAGATGCAGCGCTCCTATCTCGATTACGCCATGAGCGTGATCGTCGGGCGAGCACTGCCCGACGTGCGAGACGGGCTCAAGCCCGTGCACCGTCGAGTGATCTACACGATGTACGACGGCGGCTATCGCCCCGACAAGGCGTTCTCCAAGTGCACTCGCGTCATCGGCGATGTGATGGGTCAGTTCCATCCTCACGGCGACGGCGCGGTCTACGACTCGCTCGTCCGTCTCGTGCAGCCCTGGGCGCTGCGCTATCCCCTCGCGCTCGGGCAGGGCAACTTCGGGTCTCCCGGAAATGACGGCGCTGCCGCCCACCGGTACACCGAGACGAAGATGTCGCCGCTGGCCATGGAGATGGTGCGCGACATCGACGAGGACACCGTCGACTTCCAGGACAATTACGACGGCCGCACTCAGGAGCCGACGGTCCTCACGAGCCGCTTTCCGAACCTGCTGGTCAACGGCTCCGTCGGCATCGCCGTCGGCATGGCCACCAACATTCCCCCGCACAACCTGCGCGAGGTCTCGGAGGGCGCGATCTGGCACCTCGAGCATCCCGAGGCGTCTCGCGACGAGCTCCTCGACGCGCTCATGGAGCGAGTGCACGGACCCGACTTCCCGACTGGTGCGCAGATCCTCGGCACCCGAGGAATCCGGGACGCGTATCGCACGGGCCGCGGTTCGATCACCATGCGAGCCGTCGTCAACATCGAGGAGATCCAGGGGCGCACCTGTCTCGTCGTGACCGAGCTGCCCTACCAGGTAAACCCGGACAACCTGGCGATCAAGATCGCCGATCTCGTCAAGGACGGCAAGGTGCAGGGCATCGCCGACATCCGGGACGAGAGCAGCGGTCGCACCGGGCAGCGCCTGGTGGTCGTGCTGAAGCGAGATGCCATCGCGAAGGTCGTGCTCAACAACCTGTACAAGCACACCCAGCTGCAGGAGAACTTCGGCGCGAACATGCTGGCGATCGTCGACGGGGTGCCGCGTACGCTTGCGCTCGACGGGTTCATCACGGCATGGGCGAAGTTCCAGGTCGAGGTCATCGTGCGCCGCACGGAGTACCGCCTGAAGAAGGCGGAGGCCGAGGCCCACATCCAGCGGGGCTACCTGAAGGCCCTCGACGCCCTCGACGAGGTCATCGCGCTGATCCGTCGTTCGCCCACCGTCGACGAGGCCCGTGAAGGGCTCATGGCCCTCCTGGGCGTCGATCAGATCCAGGCCGATGCGATCCTCGGTCTGCAGCTGCGACGTCTCGCGGCGCTCGAGCGTCAGAAGATCCTTGACCTCGCTGCCAAGCTGGAAGCGCAGATCAAGGAGTTCCAGGGGATTCTCGAGTCGCCCGCCGAGCAGCGGAGCATCGTCATCTCCGAACTGGGCGAGATCGTCGATAAGTTCGGCGACGAGCGGCGCACGACGATCCTGCACGGCTTCGACGGCGATATGTCGATGGAAGACCTGATCCCCGAAGAAGAGATGGTCGTCACCGTGACCCGTGGCGGGTACGTCAAACGCACGCGGATCGACAACTACCGCTCGCAGCACCGTGGCGGCAAGGGCGTCAAGGGCGCCCAGCTGCGCGCCGACGACATCGTCGAGCACTTCTTCGTCACCACGACGCATCACTGGCTGCTGTTCTTCACGAACACCGGCCGTGTCTATCGGGCGAAGACCTATGAGATTCCGGAGGGGGGACGCGACTCGAAGGGACAGCACCTCGCCAATCTGCTGGCGCTGGCGCCCGACGAGATGGTCACGCAGATCCTCGATGTCCGCGACTTCGCAGCGGCCGGATACCTGGTGCTCGCCACCCGCGACGGACTCGTCAAGAAGACCGCACTCGAGGAATACGACACGAACCGCACCGGTGGCATCATCGCGATCAAGCTGCGCGAGGGGGACGAACTCGTCTCAGCACTGATCGCGGAGTCAAGCGACGATGTGCTGCTCGTCTCCCGCCAGGGGATGTCTGTGCGATTCACCGCATCTGATCAGGCGCTTCGTCCCATGGGGCGTTCGACGAGCGGCGTGCGCGGCATGAACTTCCGAGCGGGCGACACGCTGCTCTCGGCCTCGCGCATCAACGGCGCCGAGGGGTATGTCTTCGTGGTCACGGAGGGCGGATACGCCAAGCGCACCGCGGTCGACGAGTACCGCGTGCAGAACCGCGGCGGCTACGGCATCAAGGTGGCGAAGCTCGATGAGAACCGAGGCGACCTGGTCGGCGCGCTCATCGTCGGCGGTACCGATGAAGTGCTCGCGGTGCTCGCGAGTGGCAAGGTGGTGCGCTCGAACGTGGCCGAGGTGCCGGCGAAGGGCCGCAACACGATGGGCGTCGTCTTTGCGCGATTCCCAGAGGGGGACCGTATCATTGGCATCGCGCGAAATTCGGAGCGCGGGCTCGATGACGAGGAGTCCGAGGCCCAGGGCGCCGAAAACGCTGACAGCAAGGAAGACGTGAATGAGTAA
- the rnpA gene encoding ribonuclease P protein component: MGGAVCITHAVLRAPGDPARFGFIVSKAIGNAVTRNLIRRRMKTVVERRLHAGFAEADVVFRALPAITGAPFEQLEREMNRALDRVARELPLRGADA, translated from the coding sequence GTGGGGGGTGCCGTGTGCATCACCCACGCGGTTTTGCGTGCGCCGGGCGACCCCGCGCGATTCGGATTCATCGTCTCCAAGGCGATCGGCAACGCCGTGACTCGCAACCTGATCCGTCGTCGGATGAAGACCGTCGTCGAACGGCGTCTGCACGCAGGGTTCGCGGAGGCGGACGTGGTGTTCCGGGCGCTGCCGGCGATCACCGGGGCGCCCTTCGAGCAGCTCGAGCGCGAGATGAACCGCGCACTCGATCGCGTGGCACGCGAGTTGCCGCTGCGGGGTGCCGACGCATGA
- the dnaN gene encoding DNA polymerase III subunit beta, whose product MRFTVNRDVFSEAVSFAVKLLPQRPTQPLLSGALIEAEGDLLTVSSFDYEVSARTSVTAVVAEAGRALVSGRLLSEIAQRLPHADVEVSLLESRVEVRCGSASFSLPAMPVEEYPQVPRIDSVSGSVPADVFADAIAQVSLAASKDDVTPVITGVQFEINENSLTLTATDRYRVATRSIDWENAGGQEALTALVPSKIVTEVGKTFSGDGQVQVSIVKDSERELIAFTGGSKTVTSLLIKGNYPPVGRLFPENVDNYAVVNTGELVEAVGRVGLVLEREAALRFSFVEGSVTLEAAGTESAQAVETVDTHLVGDDMVVSLKPQFLLDGLRSTHAEFARIAFTRTDNPGKPGPVLITSQRSKDEADEASFRYLLQPNLLLR is encoded by the coding sequence ATGCGATTCACCGTCAACCGCGACGTGTTCAGCGAAGCCGTATCGTTCGCCGTCAAGCTGTTGCCGCAGCGTCCCACCCAGCCTCTGCTGAGCGGTGCTCTGATCGAAGCCGAGGGCGATCTCCTCACCGTGTCCTCGTTCGACTACGAGGTCTCTGCGCGCACGAGTGTCACAGCGGTCGTCGCCGAGGCGGGCCGCGCGCTGGTATCCGGGCGACTCCTCAGTGAGATCGCGCAGCGCCTGCCGCACGCAGATGTCGAGGTCTCGCTGCTCGAGAGTCGTGTCGAGGTTCGTTGCGGATCCGCATCGTTCAGTCTTCCCGCGATGCCCGTCGAGGAGTACCCGCAGGTGCCTCGGATCGACTCCGTCTCTGGTTCGGTGCCCGCGGACGTCTTCGCCGACGCGATCGCCCAGGTGTCGCTCGCGGCCTCGAAGGACGACGTGACGCCGGTGATTACCGGCGTGCAGTTCGAGATCAACGAGAATTCGCTCACCCTGACGGCTACCGATCGGTATCGCGTGGCGACCCGCAGCATCGACTGGGAGAACGCGGGCGGTCAAGAGGCATTGACGGCGCTCGTGCCCTCGAAGATCGTGACCGAGGTCGGCAAGACCTTCTCCGGTGACGGGCAGGTGCAGGTGTCGATCGTCAAGGACTCCGAGCGGGAGCTCATCGCGTTCACCGGCGGCTCGAAGACCGTGACGTCGCTGCTCATCAAGGGCAACTACCCGCCTGTCGGGCGCCTCTTCCCCGAGAACGTCGATAATTACGCCGTGGTGAACACCGGCGAACTGGTCGAGGCGGTAGGACGCGTGGGGCTGGTGCTCGAGCGTGAAGCGGCTCTGCGCTTCTCCTTCGTGGAAGGATCAGTGACGCTCGAGGCCGCGGGTACCGAGTCAGCACAGGCAGTGGAAACCGTGGATACGCATCTGGTGGGCGACGACATGGTGGTCTCCCTCAAGCCGCAGTTCCTGCTCGACGGGCTCCGTTCCACTCATGCTGAGTTCGCCCGGATCGCGTTCACCCGCACTGACAATCCGGGCAAGCCGGGACCGGTGCTGATCACCAGTCAGCGGAGCAAGGACGAAGCCGACGAGGCGAGCTTCCGCTATCTCCTGCAGCCGAACCTGCTGCTCCGGTAG
- the yidD gene encoding membrane protein insertion efficiency factor YidD yields MRPVLEIWLLPRNAAIAIMQLYRRIISPLYGQVCRYHPSCSRYAVEAYQLRGFTVGTLLTVWRLLRCNPFTPGGIDDVPAGEHQNFVINPRGFVRPIERKA; encoded by the coding sequence ATGAGGCCGGTGCTCGAGATCTGGTTGCTGCCGCGCAATGCAGCGATTGCGATCATGCAGCTCTACCGCCGGATCATCTCACCCCTTTACGGCCAGGTATGCAGGTATCATCCATCCTGTTCCCGCTACGCTGTGGAGGCGTATCAGCTTCGCGGCTTCACCGTAGGCACTCTGCTCACCGTCTGGCGGCTTCTGCGCTGCAACCCATTCACTCCCGGCGGCATCGATGACGTGCCCGCCGGCGAGCACCAGAACTTCGTGATCAACCCCCGCGGCTTCGTCCGCCCCATCGAGCGAAAGGCCTAA
- the rpmH gene encoding 50S ribosomal protein L34: MSKRTFQPNNRRRAKVHGFRARMRTRAGRAIVAARRGKGRSKLTA; encoded by the coding sequence ATGAGCAAGCGTACCTTCCAGCCCAACAACCGCCGCCGCGCCAAGGTGCACGGCTTCCGCGCCCGCATGCGCACCCGCGCCGGCCGGGCCATTGTCGCGGCGCGCCGCGGCAAGGGCCGCTCGAAGCTCACCGCCTAG
- the yidC gene encoding membrane protein insertase YidC, producing the protein MDFFETILWPLRWLVELVLWAWHWLFTAIGMDPASGVTWVLSIIGLVVVVRSALIPVTVRQIKSQRRMMDLAPDMKKIQDKYKGKKDQFSREAMSRETMALYKKHGTNPFASCLPILIQMPVFFSLFYVLRHASENKPGIGFMNEELTQSFNAASIFGAPLKMTFTQGWESGNWMVVALLGAIMVLMIASQFFTQLQIMSKNVSDETKNSPMYRQQKILLYIIPFAFLFSGVAFPLALNIYWFSSNLWTMGQQAIVINTMPTPGSEAWRKRQERLKAKGKMTDDEKRAKALGQDPAAAPEPQQGQRQQPMSAKRSKKKNK; encoded by the coding sequence GTGGACTTCTTCGAAACGATACTCTGGCCGCTGCGCTGGCTCGTCGAGCTCGTGCTGTGGGCATGGCACTGGCTGTTCACGGCGATCGGCATGGATCCGGCCTCGGGTGTCACCTGGGTGCTCTCGATCATCGGGCTCGTCGTCGTCGTCCGATCCGCCCTTATTCCGGTGACGGTGCGACAGATCAAGTCCCAGCGCCGCATGATGGACCTTGCGCCGGACATGAAGAAGATCCAGGACAAGTACAAGGGCAAGAAGGATCAGTTCTCCCGCGAGGCGATGAGCCGGGAGACGATGGCGCTCTACAAGAAGCACGGGACGAACCCGTTCGCTTCGTGCCTGCCGATCCTCATCCAGATGCCGGTGTTCTTCTCGCTGTTCTACGTGCTGCGCCACGCGTCCGAGAACAAGCCGGGCATCGGGTTCATGAACGAGGAGCTCACGCAGAGCTTCAATGCGGCGAGCATCTTCGGTGCGCCGCTGAAGATGACCTTCACCCAGGGCTGGGAGAGCGGCAACTGGATGGTCGTCGCGCTGCTCGGCGCCATCATGGTGCTCATGATCGCATCGCAGTTCTTCACGCAGCTGCAGATCATGTCGAAGAACGTCTCGGACGAGACGAAGAATTCGCCGATGTACCGGCAGCAGAAGATCCTGCTCTACATCATCCCCTTCGCGTTCCTCTTCTCCGGCGTCGCGTTCCCGCTCGCACTCAACATCTACTGGTTCAGCTCGAACCTGTGGACCATGGGGCAGCAGGCGATCGTGATCAACACGATGCCCACGCCCGGTAGCGAAGCCTGGCGAAAGCGTCAGGAGCGCCTCAAGGCCAAGGGTAAGATGACCGATGACGAGAAGCGGGCGAAAGCGCTCGGGCAGGATCCTGCGGCTGCGCCGGAGCCGCAGCAGGGTCAGCGCCAGCAGCCCATGAGCGCGAAGCGCTCCAAGAAGAAGAACAAGTGA
- the gyrB gene encoding DNA topoisomerase (ATP-hydrolyzing) subunit B, which yields MSSEQAAAAADYGAGAIQVLEGLEAVRKRPGMYIGSTGPRGLHHLVYEIVDNSVDEALAGYCDTIDVTILEDGGVRVIDNGRGIPVDPHSSDPSKSTVEVVLTVLHAGGKFGGGGYAVSGGLHGVGSSVVNALSSRFDVEVKRQGFTWNMSFTGSVPDAPLAQGKPSDETGTTITFWPSEEIFETVDFDYQTLRTRFQQMAFLNKGLKIVLTDLRPQDPVENEEGEMVAPAALHDEFLYERGIEDYVHHINSTKRAELVNDEIISFELEDTDRKISAEIAMQWTTAYTESVHTYANTINTHEGGTHEEGFRAALTTLVNRYAREKNILREKDDNLSGDDVREGLTAVISVKLGEPQFEGQTKTKLGNTEAKAFVQKVVGDQLGDWFERNPGPAKDIIRKAIQAATARLAARKARETARRKGLLESGGMPGKLSDCTSKDPSISEIFIVEGDSAGGSAKTGRNPHTQAILPLRGKILNVEKARLDRALNNAEVQAMITAFGAGIGEEFDPEKARYHKIVLMADADVDGQHITTLLLTLLFRYMRPLIDLGYVYLAQPPLYRIKWANAEHEYVFSDAERDARLTAGTESGRRLVKESGVQRYKGLGEMNHEELWETTMNPETRTLLQVTMEDAAVADEIFATLMGEDVEARRSFIQQNAKDVRFLDI from the coding sequence ATGAGTTCAGAACAGGCTGCGGCCGCGGCAGACTACGGCGCCGGTGCGATTCAGGTGCTCGAAGGGCTCGAAGCGGTACGCAAGCGTCCTGGCATGTACATCGGATCGACAGGCCCCCGGGGCTTGCATCATCTCGTCTACGAGATCGTGGACAACTCCGTGGACGAAGCGCTGGCCGGCTACTGCGACACCATCGACGTGACGATCCTCGAAGACGGGGGAGTTCGGGTGATCGACAACGGGCGAGGGATCCCCGTCGATCCGCACTCATCCGATCCGAGCAAGTCGACCGTCGAGGTCGTGCTCACCGTGCTTCACGCCGGCGGAAAGTTCGGCGGAGGGGGGTACGCGGTCTCCGGCGGTCTGCACGGCGTGGGGTCCTCCGTGGTGAACGCACTCTCCAGCCGATTCGACGTCGAGGTCAAGCGTCAAGGTTTCACGTGGAACATGTCGTTCACGGGCAGTGTTCCCGATGCTCCCCTGGCGCAGGGGAAACCGAGCGATGAGACCGGGACGACCATCACCTTCTGGCCGAGCGAAGAGATCTTCGAGACGGTCGATTTCGACTATCAGACCCTGCGGACCCGTTTCCAGCAGATGGCCTTCCTGAACAAGGGCCTGAAGATCGTACTCACTGATCTGCGGCCGCAGGATCCAGTGGAGAACGAGGAGGGGGAGATGGTCGCCCCTGCGGCGCTCCACGACGAGTTCCTCTACGAGCGCGGCATCGAGGACTACGTTCACCACATCAATTCGACGAAGCGCGCGGAGCTCGTGAACGATGAGATCATCTCGTTCGAGCTCGAGGACACCGACCGCAAGATCTCTGCAGAGATCGCCATGCAGTGGACCACCGCCTATACGGAGAGCGTGCATACGTATGCCAACACCATCAACACTCACGAGGGCGGAACGCACGAGGAGGGCTTCCGCGCCGCGTTGACCACGCTGGTCAATCGTTACGCGCGGGAGAAGAACATCCTCCGCGAGAAGGATGACAATCTTTCCGGCGATGACGTGCGCGAGGGGCTCACCGCGGTGATCTCCGTGAAGCTCGGCGAGCCGCAGTTCGAGGGGCAGACGAAGACGAAGCTCGGCAACACCGAAGCGAAGGCATTCGTGCAGAAGGTGGTCGGCGATCAGCTGGGGGACTGGTTCGAGCGAAACCCCGGCCCCGCGAAGGACATCATCCGCAAAGCGATCCAGGCCGCGACCGCGCGTCTGGCTGCGCGCAAGGCGCGAGAGACTGCACGGCGCAAGGGGCTCCTCGAGTCCGGCGGCATGCCGGGAAAGCTCTCGGACTGCACCAGCAAGGATCCTTCCATCTCAGAGATATTCATCGTCGAGGGGGACTCTGCGGGTGGCTCGGCGAAGACCGGGCGCAATCCGCACACTCAGGCGATTCTCCCGCTCAGGGGCAAAATCCTCAACGTGGAGAAGGCACGACTCGATCGCGCGCTGAACAATGCCGAGGTGCAGGCGATGATCACTGCGTTCGGCGCCGGCATCGGCGAGGAGTTCGACCCGGAGAAGGCTCGATACCACAAGATCGTGCTCATGGCAGACGCGGACGTCGATGGGCAGCACATCACCACGCTGCTGCTCACCCTGCTCTTCCGCTACATGCGTCCGCTCATCGATCTGGGGTACGTGTATCTCGCACAACCGCCGCTCTATCGGATCAAGTGGGCGAATGCCGAGCATGAGTACGTGTTCAGCGACGCCGAGCGCGACGCTCGGCTGACCGCCGGCACCGAGAGCGGTCGCCGTCTCGTCAAGGAAAGCGGTGTGCAGCGCTACAAGGGGCTCGGCGAGATGAACCACGAGGAACTGTGGGAGACCACGATGAACCCGGAGACCCGTACCCTGCTGCAGGTCACCATGGAGGATGCCGCGGTGGCAGACGAGATCTTCGCCACCCTGATGGGCGAAGACGTAGAGGCTCGACGCAGCTTTATCCAGCAGAACGCGAAGGACGTGCGCTTCCTTGACATCTGA
- the dnaA gene encoding chromosomal replication initiator protein DnaA, with amino-acid sequence MTDDELLEVWARVTRAVMSDPSVGPANGAQVALAMPRGIAAGTLYLAVPYEFTLKLLESRLRPSIMSAIAEIPEADEIENFVVIVDEEALPSLDPEPAIAEAPVAASPASSGRAAGAPARHDAVRPVDEPRRRHGAEAPLDSRLNEKYRFDSFVIGQSNRFAHAAAVAVAEAPARAYNPLFIYGDSGLGKTHLLHAIGHYARELFPDVRVRYVSSEDFTNDFINSIANNQGAAFHSRYRSVDILLVDDIQFLEDKVETQEAFFHTFNTLHDHNKQVVITSDVQPKQLRGFEERMLSRFEWGLLTDIQAPDLETRIAILRKKAQRENLEIDHSILEFIASKFSSNIRELEGTLIRVTAYASLNQQHIDMALVHTVLKDLITLDADNEVHPSDIISKTADYFDLSVDDLYGPTRAQQIATARQIAMYLCRELTPLSLPKIGQLFGGRDHTTVMYAHKKISQLIAERRSIYNQVQELTTRIKQSSR; translated from the coding sequence GTGACTGATGACGAACTGCTGGAGGTCTGGGCGCGCGTGACCCGGGCCGTCATGAGCGACCCGTCGGTCGGTCCGGCGAATGGCGCTCAGGTCGCGCTCGCGATGCCACGCGGGATTGCCGCGGGCACTCTGTATCTCGCAGTCCCCTACGAGTTCACGCTCAAGCTGCTCGAGAGCCGGCTGCGCCCGTCGATCATGTCGGCGATCGCCGAGATCCCCGAGGCCGACGAGATCGAGAACTTCGTCGTGATCGTCGATGAGGAAGCCCTGCCGTCGCTCGATCCGGAGCCGGCGATCGCGGAGGCGCCCGTCGCCGCATCGCCTGCGTCGTCTGGGCGAGCCGCCGGAGCACCGGCCCGCCATGATGCCGTGCGCCCGGTCGACGAGCCGCGCCGGCGCCACGGGGCCGAGGCCCCGCTCGACAGCCGCCTCAACGAGAAGTACCGATTCGACAGCTTCGTGATCGGCCAGTCGAATCGCTTCGCGCATGCGGCTGCCGTCGCCGTCGCCGAAGCGCCCGCCCGCGCGTACAACCCGCTCTTCATCTATGGTGATTCCGGGCTCGGCAAGACCCATCTGCTGCACGCGATCGGTCACTACGCGCGCGAGCTCTTTCCCGATGTGCGCGTTCGCTACGTCAGCTCCGAGGATTTCACCAACGACTTCATCAACTCGATCGCCAACAATCAGGGAGCGGCATTCCATTCCCGGTATCGCAGCGTAGACATCCTGCTCGTGGACGACATCCAGTTCCTCGAAGACAAGGTCGAGACTCAGGAGGCGTTCTTCCACACCTTCAACACGCTGCACGACCACAACAAGCAAGTGGTGATCACCAGTGATGTGCAGCCGAAGCAGCTGCGGGGGTTCGAGGAGCGAATGCTCTCCCGGTTCGAGTGGGGCCTGCTCACCGATATCCAGGCTCCGGACCTCGAGACGCGCATCGCGATCCTGCGCAAGAAGGCCCAGCGGGAGAATCTCGAGATCGATCACAGCATCCTCGAGTTCATCGCGAGTAAGTTCTCGTCGAACATCCGCGAGCTCGAGGGCACGCTCATCAGGGTCACGGCGTATGCCAGCCTCAATCAACAACACATCGATATGGCGCTCGTGCACACCGTGCTGAAGGATCTGATCACTCTCGACGCCGACAACGAGGTGCACCCCTCCGACATCATCAGCAAGACCGCGGACTATTTCGATCTCTCGGTGGACGACCTCTACGGCCCGACCCGAGCGCAGCAGATCGCAACCGCTCGGCAGATCGCGATGTACCTGTGCCGTGAGCTCACCCCGCTCTCGCTGCCCAAGATCGGGCAGCTCTTCGGTGGGCGCGACCACACGACCGTCATGTACGCCCACAAGAAGATCTCCCAGTTGATCGCCGAGCGCCGCTCGATCTACAACCAGGTGCAAGAGCTGACGACGCGCATCAAGCAGAGCTCGCGATGA
- the recF gene encoding DNA replication/repair protein RecF (All proteins in this family for which functions are known are DNA-binding proteins that assist the filamentation of RecA onto DNA for the initiation of recombination or recombinational repair.): MRVAHLSLVDFRNYRTAELELASGPNLILGRNGQGKTNLVEAIGYFATLRSHRVTGDAPLIRAGADAAIARMRVAAAERDVMLELQVNRDRPNRAQVNRNAVRPREVTRWFSAVAFVPEDLGIVRGEPAGRRRFLDDALVARHPVAAGALADYDRVVRQRTSLLKSSRGGPSAVEATLGIWDEQLVEYGTQIMIARRELVRDLTAPLREGYRRLVSEDHAPELALQESVLTALAVTDVSRETASMDELASVSRETLAEQFRDALAAVRSREMERGVTLVGPHRDDLLLGLNQLPVKGYASHGESWSFALSLKIGLASILRDESPAGDPVIILDDVFAELDARRRESLMDAVSDFEQVIVTAAVEEDVPPGVSWRRVRVEAGRLLEEAA, translated from the coding sequence ATGCGGGTCGCGCACCTCTCGCTCGTCGACTTCCGCAACTACCGCACCGCGGAGCTCGAACTGGCATCCGGTCCCAATCTGATCCTGGGCCGCAATGGCCAGGGCAAGACCAACCTGGTCGAGGCGATCGGGTACTTCGCGACGCTCCGGTCGCATCGGGTCACCGGCGATGCTCCTCTGATCCGCGCCGGCGCCGATGCCGCGATTGCTCGGATGCGCGTTGCCGCGGCCGAGCGCGATGTGATGCTCGAGCTGCAGGTGAATCGCGATCGTCCGAACCGCGCTCAGGTGAATCGCAATGCTGTGCGCCCCCGAGAGGTCACGCGCTGGTTCTCGGCTGTCGCCTTCGTGCCGGAGGATCTGGGTATCGTTCGCGGCGAACCCGCCGGGCGACGTCGGTTTCTCGACGACGCCCTGGTGGCGAGGCATCCGGTGGCTGCGGGCGCCCTCGCCGATTATGATCGGGTGGTCCGCCAGCGCACGTCGTTGTTGAAGTCGTCACGCGGCGGCCCATCGGCAGTCGAGGCGACACTGGGGATCTGGGACGAGCAGCTCGTCGAGTACGGCACTCAGATCATGATCGCGCGGCGGGAGCTCGTGCGCGACCTGACTGCACCGTTGCGCGAGGGATATCGAAGGCTGGTATCCGAGGATCACGCCCCCGAGCTCGCGCTCCAGGAGTCCGTACTCACTGCGCTGGCGGTGACCGATGTTTCACGTGAAACGGCGTCGATGGACGAGCTCGCCTCCGTTTCACGTGAAACGCTCGCCGAGCAGTTTCGTGATGCGCTGGCGGCGGTGCGGTCGCGTGAAATGGAACGGGGCGTCACGCTCGTGGGCCCGCACCGGGACGACCTGCTGCTGGGGCTGAACCAGCTCCCGGTCAAGGGGTATGCCAGCCACGGGGAGTCATGGTCCTTCGCCCTTTCCCTGAAGATCGGCCTCGCATCGATACTGCGAGACGAGTCGCCCGCCGGCGACCCGGTGATCATTCTGGATGATGTCTTCGCCGAACTCGACGCACGTCGACGAGAGAGCCTGATGGACGCTGTGAGCGACTTCGAGCAAGTGATCGTGACGGCCGCGGTCGAGGAGGATGTGCCGCCCGGCGTGTCATGGCGGCGAGTGCGGGTCGAGGCGGGACGTCTGCTCGAGGAGGCGGCGTGA
- a CDS encoding DUF721 domain-containing protein — protein sequence MRSIGDAGFATETYLRAKAVWRGTTYRKQKRAELAAPGARPFGGGRDPRALGDVILAIAEDLGWSVELEQARVIAEWAEFAGEATAEHTSVVGISNGVLQVQCDSTTWATELRRLRAEMLTRLLRDYPDAEIRDLRFLAPGAPSWRHGPRTVRGRGPRDTYG from the coding sequence ATGCGGTCGATCGGGGACGCAGGATTTGCCACCGAGACCTATCTCAGGGCCAAAGCGGTGTGGCGCGGCACCACGTATCGGAAGCAGAAGCGCGCGGAACTCGCGGCGCCCGGAGCGAGACCCTTCGGTGGGGGAAGGGATCCGCGCGCGCTCGGCGACGTGATTCTCGCGATCGCGGAGGATCTGGGATGGAGCGTGGAACTCGAGCAGGCGCGTGTGATCGCGGAGTGGGCTGAATTCGCGGGTGAGGCCACTGCGGAGCACACGTCGGTAGTGGGCATCAGCAACGGTGTGCTGCAGGTGCAGTGCGACTCCACGACGTGGGCCACCGAGCTGCGTCGTCTGCGCGCCGAGATGCTCACGCGATTGCTCCGGGACTACCCTGACGCTGAGATCCGAGACCTGCGCTTCCTCGCGCCCGGCGCGCCGAGCTGGCGTCATGGCCCGCGGACGGTGCGGGGGAGAGGGCCGCGCGATACCTACGGGTAG